The Gemmatimonadota bacterium genome includes a window with the following:
- the rsmH gene encoding 16S rRNA (cytosine(1402)-N(4))-methyltransferase RsmH: MTGPSYHEPVMTREVVRLVAPRDGALYLDGTAGGGGHARAILGAAAECRLVAVDIDPEAISATGRVLGDGGFTGRFRLVLGNFSEISADELDSDGLDGALLDLGVSSHQLDDEARGFTFARGAPLDMRMARGGEDDRENAAQLLARSTREELTHLFKAYGEVVGARALAKQVARRCREGCMATSDDLVAALARTLGRLPKAQEKARVFQAVRVAVNRELESLGRGLEVIRDLLRANAVLVVISYHSLEDRIVKRAFREWSGGCVCPSGLPACACGARSLGEVVTRRPLRPSDSEIGRNHRARSARLRAWRRAA, translated from the coding sequence ATGACCGGCCCGAGCTACCACGAACCGGTGATGACCCGGGAGGTCGTCCGGCTGGTCGCGCCGAGGGACGGGGCGCTCTACCTGGACGGTACGGCAGGCGGCGGTGGCCACGCCCGCGCGATTCTGGGCGCGGCGGCCGAGTGTCGACTTGTGGCGGTCGATATCGACCCGGAGGCGATAAGCGCCACGGGTCGAGTCCTCGGAGATGGAGGATTTACCGGGCGGTTCCGGCTCGTGCTCGGCAACTTCTCCGAGATATCCGCAGACGAGCTCGACTCGGATGGGCTCGACGGAGCCCTGCTCGATCTCGGTGTGAGCTCGCATCAGCTCGACGACGAGGCGCGCGGTTTCACCTTCGCTCGCGGCGCCCCGCTGGACATGCGCATGGCGCGGGGCGGAGAGGATGATCGGGAGAACGCCGCCCAACTGCTCGCCCGTTCGACCAGGGAGGAGCTCACTCACTTATTCAAGGCGTACGGCGAGGTGGTCGGAGCGCGGGCGTTGGCCAAGCAGGTCGCACGCAGGTGTCGAGAGGGGTGCATGGCGACGAGCGACGACCTGGTGGCCGCCCTCGCCAGAACCCTGGGTCGCCTTCCGAAAGCGCAGGAGAAAGCCAGAGTCTTTCAGGCCGTGCGCGTCGCGGTGAACCGGGAACTGGAGTCGCTCGGTCGCGGACTGGAGGTCATAAGGGACCTGCTCCGCGCGAATGCCGTGTTGGTCGTGATCAGCTACCATTCCCTCGAGGACCGCATAGTCAAGCGGGCCTTCCGGGAGTGGAGCGGCGGCTGCGTCTGCCCGAGCGGACTGCCGGCCTGCGCCTGCGGAGCCCGTTCCTTGGGCGAAGTCGTGACCCGGAGGCCGCTCCGGCCGTCGGATTCCGAGATCGGGCGCAACCACAGGGCGCGATCGGCGCGCCTGCGGGCGTGGAGGAGGGCGGCCTGA
- a CDS encoding acyl-CoA thioesterase, translating to MNPDSNARFRFHHPVEVRFVDLDAASHVHHSRVLVYFEEARWAYWTELMGWPEEGEWGFVLARAHVRWRRRIFWPQTLTVGVRVSAIGRRSFEMEFEVADAEGDVLACGGSTQVTYDFAKGRSIAVPEDLREKFTDFDGPFSSG from the coding sequence GTGAATCCCGACTCGAACGCCCGCTTCCGCTTCCACCATCCCGTGGAGGTCCGGTTCGTGGATCTGGATGCGGCATCGCACGTTCACCACTCCAGGGTCCTCGTCTACTTCGAAGAAGCGCGCTGGGCCTATTGGACCGAGCTGATGGGGTGGCCCGAGGAGGGCGAGTGGGGTTTCGTGCTCGCCAGGGCGCATGTGCGCTGGCGAAGGCGCATCTTCTGGCCGCAGACCCTCACGGTGGGAGTGCGCGTGAGCGCCATCGGTCGCCGCAGCTTCGAAATGGAGTTCGAGGTCGCCGACGCCGAGGGTGACGTTCTGGCGTGCGGAGGCAGCACCCAGGTCACCTACGACTTCGCCAAGGGGCGCTCGATCGCCGTGCCTGAAGACCTCCGGGAGAAGTTCACCGACTTCGACGGCCCCTTTTCAAGTGGCTGA
- a CDS encoding Rdx family protein, with amino-acid sequence MAASITDRHPDADIELVSSSGGRFEVESDGRLIFSKKKLRRFPSPEEILRALAEPV; translated from the coding sequence TTGGCGGCCAGCATCACCGACCGTCACCCTGACGCCGACATCGAGCTGGTGTCGTCATCTGGCGGTCGCTTCGAGGTGGAGTCCGACGGCAGGCTCATTTTCTCGAAGAAGAAATTGCGACGCTTTCCGAGCCCCGAGGAGATCCTGCGGGCGCTGGCCGAGCCGGTTTAG
- a CDS encoding FAD-dependent oxidoreductase, whose amino-acid sequence MIDRRDFLKTAGKGVGIAGAGLVLPTGGPASGGNRSPSSERQEGGAPFVRSGQMPDVVVVGAGNFGTWTAYHLRRLGARVTLVDQYGPGNSRSASGGETRGVRTSYGDRPHGIDWSKWAARAIERWQEWDEEHFAKGMLPRLFFTTGDIIMRDEMTPFMEQSIENWREMDWPYEVLSADEIRYRWSVIRTPDVDVGLYEPRAGVVRARRAMESVAQVFQMEGGELVIGKARPPEAAGRRIDHVLVGDGERVAGGAFVFALGPWFPKYFPELMGRRLRTSTVGHTYYFATPPGDEGYRHPNCPSYNVPGVTGWPALGSDSRGFRIRTGGASFDDPDTSIRWIPEDRHDRPRGVLAKYFPALAELPINETRACHYCGTVSRNFIIDRHPGFDNGWLAGGGSAESFKQGPVLGEYVARRVLDQRASDDPDVALDEGFRLAEEEFPEDEGNWSDGEGEGWVDR is encoded by the coding sequence ATGATCGACAGACGCGATTTCCTGAAGACCGCCGGGAAAGGGGTCGGCATAGCGGGCGCCGGCCTCGTCCTGCCGACCGGAGGCCCGGCGTCCGGAGGGAACCGCAGCCCTTCGAGCGAACGGCAGGAGGGTGGGGCGCCGTTCGTCCGTTCAGGGCAAATGCCGGACGTGGTGGTCGTGGGCGCCGGCAACTTCGGCACCTGGACCGCCTATCACCTTCGGCGGCTGGGAGCGAGAGTCACCCTCGTCGACCAGTACGGACCAGGCAACTCCCGATCGGCGTCCGGAGGCGAGACCAGGGGAGTGCGCACGTCCTACGGGGACCGCCCGCACGGGATCGACTGGTCGAAGTGGGCCGCCCGCGCGATCGAACGCTGGCAGGAGTGGGACGAGGAGCACTTCGCGAAAGGCATGCTCCCGCGCCTCTTCTTCACGACCGGCGACATCATCATGCGAGACGAGATGACGCCCTTCATGGAGCAGTCGATCGAGAACTGGCGGGAGATGGACTGGCCCTACGAGGTGTTGAGCGCGGACGAGATCCGCTACCGCTGGTCCGTCATCCGCACGCCGGACGTGGACGTCGGCCTCTACGAACCCCGGGCCGGCGTGGTGCGCGCGCGCAGGGCGATGGAGTCGGTGGCACAGGTATTCCAGATGGAAGGCGGCGAGCTCGTGATCGGCAAGGCGCGGCCTCCGGAGGCTGCCGGGCGGCGGATCGACCATGTCCTGGTGGGCGACGGCGAGAGGGTGGCCGGAGGCGCCTTCGTCTTCGCGCTCGGTCCGTGGTTCCCCAAGTACTTCCCCGAACTCATGGGAAGGCGGCTGCGCACGAGCACGGTAGGCCACACCTACTACTTCGCGACTCCGCCCGGAGACGAGGGCTACCGCCACCCGAACTGTCCCAGCTACAACGTCCCGGGTGTGACGGGCTGGCCGGCGCTCGGCAGCGATTCCCGCGGATTCCGGATCCGCACCGGCGGCGCCAGCTTCGACGATCCCGACACAAGCATCCGCTGGATCCCGGAGGATCGCCACGACCGCCCGCGCGGAGTTCTCGCCAAGTACTTTCCGGCTCTCGCCGAGCTGCCCATCAACGAGACCCGGGCCTGCCACTACTGCGGCACGGTCTCGCGCAACTTCATCATCGACCGGCATCCCGGCTTCGACAACGGTTGGTTGGCGGGCGGAGGATCGGCCGAGTCCTTCAAGCAGGGGCCGGTCCTCGGCGAGTACGTCGCCCGGCGAGTCCTCGACCAAAGGGCTTCCGACGATCCCGACGTCGCTCTGGACGAGGGCTTCCGGCTCGCGGAGGAGGAGTTTCCCGAAGACGAGGGCAACTGGTCCGATGGGGAAGGGGAGGGTTGGGTCGACCGGTAA
- a CDS encoding AMP-binding protein — translation MDRQLTLTRFIERAGSLFGAREVVSCNGGERERLTWRGIADRTARMVGALRRTGVKPGDRVATLAWNHHRHLELYFAVPAMGAVLHTVNPRLAPGQIDRILMDGGSRLIFADPDLRDLVPHRLEVADHEALVNAGPSEPFPELSEWTACGLCHTSGTTGDPKGVLYSHRALVLHALAIALPDGFGIAERDTVLPVVPMFHASAWGMPYAAAMTGAGLVLPGPRPNARRVAELLSAECVTFAAGVPMIWNEVLDELRREPRPLSPDLRIHAGGAPSPPSLVDAWEKELGVEVITGWGMTEISPVGAVTHPRANRRRPGSATAPVRPRDPDGAPDSGSAFGWAEGSSARYSQGTPLPLVETRITDDDARELARDGIGVGELEVRGPWVAGSYFGRDPEDDPDAFRDGWLRTGDIATMDAEGYIRLVDRSKDLVRSGGEWISSVQLENAIAGVGGVADAAVVAMPHPRWQERPCAFVVPKAPPDTYAEHSLRGEVLRELGSLFPKWWLPDRIEFIREIPRTATGKIDKRRLRIAAASPEDGK, via the coding sequence ATGGACCGCCAGCTCACCCTGACTCGCTTCATCGAACGGGCCGGGTCACTCTTCGGCGCCCGCGAGGTGGTGAGCTGTAACGGCGGCGAACGCGAGCGGCTCACCTGGCGTGGGATCGCGGATCGGACGGCACGTATGGTCGGAGCCCTGAGGCGGACGGGCGTGAAGCCCGGGGACCGGGTGGCGACGCTTGCCTGGAACCATCACCGCCATCTCGAGCTCTACTTCGCCGTTCCGGCGATGGGTGCGGTGCTGCACACGGTCAACCCGCGGCTCGCGCCCGGACAGATCGACCGCATTCTCATGGACGGCGGCTCCAGACTGATCTTCGCCGACCCCGACCTGCGCGACCTCGTGCCCCACCGGCTGGAGGTGGCCGACCACGAGGCCCTAGTGAACGCCGGACCGTCGGAGCCCTTCCCGGAGCTCTCGGAGTGGACGGCGTGCGGTCTTTGCCACACTTCGGGAACGACCGGCGACCCCAAGGGCGTCCTCTACTCTCACCGCGCCCTGGTGCTTCATGCGCTGGCCATAGCTCTTCCGGACGGCTTCGGTATCGCGGAGCGCGACACCGTGCTCCCGGTCGTGCCGATGTTCCACGCTTCGGCCTGGGGGATGCCCTACGCCGCGGCAATGACCGGAGCGGGGCTGGTGCTTCCCGGTCCTCGCCCGAACGCCCGGCGCGTCGCGGAGCTGCTGTCGGCGGAATGCGTGACCTTTGCCGCCGGAGTGCCCATGATCTGGAACGAGGTGCTCGATGAGCTGCGCCGCGAACCGCGGCCGCTTTCGCCGGACTTGCGCATTCACGCCGGCGGCGCACCTTCGCCACCTTCTCTTGTCGACGCCTGGGAGAAAGAGTTGGGCGTCGAGGTGATCACCGGCTGGGGCATGACCGAGATTTCTCCGGTGGGTGCCGTCACCCATCCGCGAGCGAACCGGCGGAGGCCGGGCTCGGCTACCGCCCCGGTTCGGCCTCGGGACCCGGATGGCGCCCCGGATTCGGGCTCGGCGTTCGGCTGGGCGGAGGGCTCGTCGGCCCGGTACTCGCAGGGAACACCGCTTCCCCTGGTGGAGACGCGCATTACCGACGACGACGCCCGCGAGCTGGCCCGTGACGGCATCGGCGTCGGCGAACTTGAGGTGCGCGGACCGTGGGTTGCGGGCTCCTACTTCGGACGCGACCCGGAGGACGACCCCGATGCCTTCCGCGACGGATGGCTGCGTACCGGCGACATCGCCACGATGGACGCCGAAGGCTACATTCGGCTCGTGGACCGCTCCAAGGACCTGGTGCGTTCAGGCGGCGAGTGGATATCGTCCGTTCAGCTCGAAAACGCCATCGCCGGCGTCGGCGGCGTGGCCGACGCGGCGGTGGTGGCGATGCCCCATCCGCGCTGGCAGGAGCGGCCTTGCGCCTTCGTGGTCCCGAAAGCGCCGCCCGATACGTACGCGGAGCACTCCCTCAGAGGAGAGGTCCTCCGCGAGCTCGGCTCCCTTTTCCCGAAGTGGTGGCTTCCGGACAGAATAGAGTTCATCCGCGAGATTCCGCGCACCGCCACGGGCAAGATCGACAAGCGCCGGCTCCGTATCGCCGCAGCTTCGCCGGAGGACGGAAAGTGA
- a CDS encoding DinB family protein, with protein MIRPPLSHRPASFEIHPFYAPYVERVVGETLEEALENDSQAWEELVADVTPALERHRYAEGKWSVREVVGHVVDAERMFASRALAFSRGDRGPYPGFDENSYARHSNAHERPLKELASEFRSVRAATSTLAQGLDGDMWDRVGEASGRKFSVRGLLWIVAGHSDHHRRLLKGRYLT; from the coding sequence ATGATCCGTCCTCCCTTGTCGCACCGACCCGCATCCTTCGAGATTCATCCGTTCTACGCTCCTTACGTCGAGCGGGTTGTCGGCGAGACGCTCGAGGAGGCTCTCGAAAACGACTCGCAGGCTTGGGAGGAGCTCGTGGCCGATGTCACGCCCGCTCTCGAGCGCCACCGATACGCGGAGGGCAAGTGGTCGGTCCGCGAAGTGGTGGGCCACGTCGTCGACGCCGAGCGGATGTTCGCTTCCAGAGCGCTCGCGTTCTCCCGCGGCGACCGCGGTCCGTACCCCGGCTTCGACGAGAACTCCTACGCCCGTCACTCGAACGCTCACGAGCGGCCGCTCAAGGAGCTCGCATCCGAGTTCCGGAGCGTGCGCGCCGCGACCTCCACTCTGGCGCAGGGTCTCGACGGGGACATGTGGGACAGGGTGGGCGAGGCATCGGGGCGGAAGTTTTCCGTGCGGGGACTGCTCTGGATCGTCGCCGGTCACTCGGATCATCACCGACGTCTGCTGAAGGGGCGCTACCTGACCTGA
- a CDS encoding cytochrome c, with protein sequence MKISPLALICMLSACSAATIGPGASAPNSSSGPATASAPEEPTPLPANPAAIPAEEAPASPYESETEAPALAFSIDQANFGRDVFRASCTACHSSSEFSDRSFKFKWRRRSAGDLYRHMYSTMPEDAPGSLAPSEYVALVAYVLRLNGVDAGEGELPADEEALEGLSLAAIAN encoded by the coding sequence ATGAAAATCTCACCTCTCGCGCTGATCTGCATGCTGAGCGCCTGTTCCGCAGCCACCATCGGCCCCGGCGCCTCCGCGCCGAACTCCTCGTCGGGGCCTGCGACCGCGAGTGCGCCGGAGGAGCCGACGCCCCTACCCGCCAACCCTGCGGCTATCCCTGCGGAAGAGGCCCCGGCCTCCCCTTACGAATCCGAAACCGAGGCTCCCGCTCTCGCCTTCTCCATCGACCAGGCCAACTTCGGACGCGACGTCTTCAGGGCGTCGTGCACCGCGTGCCATTCGTCGAGCGAGTTCAGCGACCGTTCCTTCAAGTTCAAATGGCGCAGACGCAGCGCCGGCGATCTCTATCGGCACATGTACTCCACCATGCCGGAGGACGCTCCCGGATCCCTGGCGCCTTCGGAATACGTGGCGCTGGTGGCGTACGTGCTCCGGCTGAACGGAGTGGATGCAGGCGAGGGCGAGCTCCCGGCCGACGAAGAGGCGCTCGAAGGCCTCAGCTTGGCCGCGATCGCCAACTGA
- a CDS encoding SDR family oxidoreductase, protein MDEHRPTPKGFHNRGGTDRERTGNRRVALVTGGAVRLGRAITVGLAERGWDLLLHYNRSEAEAETAAARVRGLGRRAHVVQADLTEEAGAVALCRKLEKAFGKLDLLVNSAASFVSGDILDTGADEWDAVLALNLRAPFLMIRETAPLLRARRGSVVNIADLSAVRPWTSHPHHSVAKAGLLQLTRIAAGRLAPDVRVNAVAPGDVLSPKHFDAEDVARVRRMVPLAANPSPEDVVRAVVFLASASYVTGETLVVDGGESLGW, encoded by the coding sequence GTGGACGAGCATCGCCCGACGCCGAAGGGTTTCCACAATCGGGGCGGTACCGACCGGGAACGGACCGGGAATCGCCGGGTGGCGCTCGTCACGGGCGGAGCCGTTCGACTCGGCCGCGCGATCACGGTCGGGCTGGCCGAACGAGGCTGGGACCTCCTCCTTCACTACAATCGGTCGGAAGCCGAGGCGGAGACCGCGGCCGCCCGGGTCCGGGGGCTCGGAAGACGCGCTCATGTCGTGCAGGCCGATCTCACCGAAGAAGCAGGCGCGGTTGCCCTGTGCCGCAAGCTCGAGAAGGCCTTCGGGAAGCTCGATCTGCTCGTGAACTCGGCTGCGAGCTTCGTTTCTGGAGATATTCTCGACACTGGCGCGGACGAGTGGGACGCGGTGCTGGCCCTGAACTTGAGGGCGCCCTTCCTAATGATCCGGGAGACGGCGCCGCTTCTGCGCGCCAGGCGAGGTTCGGTGGTCAACATCGCGGATCTTTCGGCCGTGCGGCCGTGGACGAGCCATCCGCACCACTCGGTCGCGAAGGCGGGGCTTCTGCAGCTAACGCGGATCGCAGCCGGACGACTGGCTCCCGATGTGCGGGTGAACGCGGTCGCGCCCGGCGACGTGCTTTCCCCGAAGCACTTCGACGCGGAAGACGTCGCGCGCGTTCGTCGGATGGTGCCGCTGGCCGCGAATCCGTCGCCCGAGGACGTTGTCCGCGCGGTGGTATTCCTGGCGAGCGCGTCCTACGTGACGGGCGAGACGCTGGTAGTGGACGGAGGCGAGAGTCTGGGCTGGTAA
- a CDS encoding tetratricopeptide repeat protein, whose translation MVGRFVAAVALATLIVDAPVDLAAQDAARPRILIPYFTPAEEVSDRFGKEISKKLQEIINRTHPLYVAIPEREIKDAVKNFDLNIEDLTCVQARQLSSHIDAAIVMCGSYTEEAGKRYAFVSEIWDMKTSEKLDITPHTVAEKDYEQAADHILGEFDTYVEIVRSRQFCAESQASQQWENALRQCDNALRLNPTANSVRYRRARILMEMNRLPEALEELETVIAADAVHAEAYESAGYVATQIAETEEDKLVARGYLEKYLELNPMNAGTRMTVAWGLAQAGDPVGAMGLISAGLELDAENVDLWEQYGNFAFNAAEQANTGGAAAELNPETERHYREAIDAYGRLYDARGAETQVGRLRNVMAAYLQLGDVDGALELGARATETHAEEPDIWSIYAQGLFDSGHLDESLEALNQLEAINPNYQNLAVRKATILLVQDQLEDAVALLTRAVATGRTDADAAGNILYNDAALNGYQKNDWTYTITRLVPAKQIEGVSSGFVSKADFLHGYSLYESAVRRQEPSTLASANATLPDFRRVITLMDGAAEYAASSGRTANVNEIVAAATQYVDIQEAIIRRGGV comes from the coding sequence ATGGTTGGAAGGTTCGTAGCTGCCGTCGCGCTCGCGACTCTGATCGTCGACGCCCCGGTTGATCTGGCGGCGCAGGATGCCGCGCGCCCGCGCATCCTGATCCCTTACTTCACGCCGGCCGAGGAGGTCAGTGACCGCTTCGGGAAGGAGATCAGCAAGAAGCTTCAGGAGATCATCAACCGGACGCACCCGCTCTACGTCGCGATCCCCGAGAGAGAGATCAAGGACGCCGTCAAGAACTTCGACCTGAACATCGAGGACCTCACCTGCGTCCAAGCCCGGCAGCTCTCGAGCCACATCGACGCCGCCATCGTCATGTGCGGCTCCTATACGGAGGAGGCCGGCAAGCGCTACGCCTTCGTTTCGGAAATCTGGGACATGAAGACGAGCGAAAAGCTCGATATCACGCCCCACACGGTTGCCGAGAAGGATTACGAGCAAGCCGCCGACCACATCCTCGGGGAGTTCGACACCTACGTCGAGATTGTCCGGTCACGCCAATTCTGCGCCGAATCTCAGGCGAGCCAGCAATGGGAGAACGCCCTGCGCCAGTGTGACAACGCCCTCCGACTCAATCCCACCGCAAACTCGGTCAGATACCGTCGGGCCCGCATTCTCATGGAGATGAACCGTCTCCCGGAGGCGCTCGAGGAGCTGGAAACCGTGATAGCGGCGGACGCCGTTCACGCCGAAGCTTACGAAAGCGCCGGCTACGTCGCGACGCAGATCGCCGAGACCGAGGAAGACAAGCTCGTCGCGCGGGGCTATTTGGAGAAGTACCTCGAGCTGAACCCAATGAACGCTGGGACACGCATGACCGTCGCGTGGGGGCTGGCCCAGGCCGGAGACCCTGTCGGCGCCATGGGGCTCATCTCCGCCGGTCTCGAACTCGACGCCGAGAACGTCGACCTCTGGGAGCAGTACGGCAATTTCGCCTTCAACGCCGCCGAGCAGGCCAACACCGGCGGGGCCGCCGCCGAGCTCAATCCGGAGACGGAGCGCCACTACCGCGAGGCCATCGACGCTTACGGTCGCTTGTACGACGCGAGGGGTGCCGAGACCCAAGTCGGGCGGCTTCGCAACGTCATGGCCGCCTACCTCCAGTTAGGTGATGTCGATGGCGCCTTGGAGCTGGGCGCGAGGGCGACGGAGACCCACGCGGAAGAGCCGGATATCTGGTCGATTTACGCCCAGGGGCTCTTCGATTCCGGTCACCTCGACGAGTCCTTGGAGGCATTGAACCAGCTCGAGGCCATCAACCCGAACTACCAGAACCTCGCGGTTCGCAAGGCGACGATCCTGTTGGTGCAGGACCAACTCGAGGATGCCGTCGCTCTATTGACCCGTGCGGTCGCCACCGGTCGGACCGACGCCGATGCGGCCGGCAACATCCTGTACAACGACGCCGCCTTGAACGGCTACCAGAAAAACGACTGGACGTACACCATCACGCGTCTGGTGCCGGCCAAGCAGATCGAAGGCGTATCGTCCGGCTTCGTGAGCAAGGCGGATTTCCTGCACGGCTACTCTCTCTATGAGTCCGCTGTCAGGCGCCAGGAGCCTAGCACCTTGGCGAGCGCGAACGCCACGCTGCCCGACTTCAGGCGGGTAATCACCCTTATGGACGGAGCAGCCGAATACGCTGCCTCCAGCGGTAGGACGGCCAACGTAAACGAAATCGTGGCGGCGGCGACCCAGTACGTCGACATTCAGGAGGCGATCATCCGCCGGGGCGGCGTCTGA
- a CDS encoding PASTA domain-containing protein has product MKLFRSRRRRSLSPGSALRKATKRPPAPDKAVLRPPAPGPRSRDREAPAEDAGRSTVLLVLLMLVGATVIGRAAQVQLVEHREWSELAARQHIGQEEALAPRGRILAREGTPIAISVTRYSVGISPRELREAEAAIRLLSAELGLDQRRVRKAVESDRLWVVLPGRYSSIALSALNELDGVYLLPEISRHLPQGELARHLIGQVSDGTGLGGIEQAFDSFLEGTPGREMLVRDGRRREIPGRRVVVVQPEAGLDVVTTIDLGLQEIALQAIDEAILETGAVGGDIVMADPRTGEILALASRRDGAASLAAVTTPFEPGSTLKPITVAGLLEREAASLDDSVEVNDGRWTINGRTLHDVGAQGAMTVADALRISSNVGVAKAAQALSPGAQYELLRDFGLGTPTGIELPGEVSGMLRRPEAWTAQSAASLAIGYEVSVTSIQLAMAYSALANGGRLMKPLLVREVRDRNGAVVASNEPAAVRRPVSAATADAIMEVLTEVVEDGTATAARLASFKVAGKSGTARLYDPDRGYEDGAYSSSFVGAFPAEAPQLLIVVKLERPQGEYYGGAVAAPVTRAAMQAILASREQHLDRRALLAQAEEGRPNAFVGRSFRSDGEAAGPRFTAFGFEGSGPSGSGSRSLGSPPIPEPGVVPKVEGLEARVAARRLHAAGLRIVWAGSGRVVGTVPTAGEAISRGDTVRIMTRGSPWAGRR; this is encoded by the coding sequence ATGAAGCTCTTCCGATCGAGGAGACGACGCTCCCTCTCGCCGGGTTCGGCCCTGCGCAAGGCCACGAAGCGCCCGCCCGCCCCCGACAAGGCGGTCCTCAGGCCGCCGGCGCCGGGACCGCGTTCCCGCGACCGGGAGGCGCCCGCCGAGGACGCTGGCCGCTCGACCGTCCTCCTCGTGCTTCTGATGCTCGTCGGAGCGACCGTCATCGGGAGGGCCGCCCAGGTTCAGCTCGTGGAGCATCGCGAGTGGAGCGAGCTCGCGGCTCGGCAGCACATCGGCCAAGAGGAGGCTCTTGCCCCTCGAGGTCGCATCCTTGCCCGCGAAGGCACTCCCATCGCGATCTCCGTCACACGTTACTCCGTAGGGATCTCTCCTCGGGAGCTCAGGGAGGCCGAGGCCGCGATCAGACTCTTGAGCGCCGAGCTGGGACTCGACCAGAGACGGGTACGGAAGGCCGTCGAATCCGACCGCCTCTGGGTCGTGCTGCCGGGACGCTATTCGTCGATCGCGCTCTCGGCCTTGAACGAACTGGACGGCGTCTATCTCCTTCCCGAGATCTCGCGCCACCTTCCGCAAGGCGAGCTCGCGCGCCATCTGATCGGCCAGGTCAGCGACGGAACCGGACTCGGCGGGATCGAGCAGGCTTTCGACTCCTTCCTGGAAGGCACGCCCGGACGCGAGATGCTCGTTCGGGATGGGCGGAGGAGGGAGATTCCCGGCCGCCGCGTCGTGGTCGTGCAGCCGGAGGCGGGGCTCGACGTCGTGACCACGATCGACCTCGGGCTCCAGGAGATAGCGCTTCAGGCCATCGACGAAGCGATTCTCGAAACCGGGGCGGTCGGTGGCGACATCGTCATGGCCGATCCCAGAACCGGAGAGATACTGGCTCTGGCGTCGAGGAGAGACGGCGCAGCCTCGCTCGCGGCGGTCACCACGCCGTTCGAGCCCGGTTCCACCCTGAAGCCGATCACGGTGGCGGGGCTGCTGGAACGCGAGGCGGCCTCGCTCGACGATTCGGTGGAGGTGAACGACGGTAGGTGGACGATCAACGGCCGCACTCTCCACGACGTGGGCGCCCAAGGGGCGATGACGGTCGCCGATGCGCTCCGGATCTCCTCGAACGTGGGAGTGGCGAAGGCGGCGCAGGCCCTGAGTCCGGGAGCCCAGTACGAGCTGCTTCGCGATTTCGGGCTGGGCACCCCGACCGGGATAGAACTGCCCGGCGAGGTCTCCGGGATGCTGAGGCGTCCCGAGGCGTGGACCGCCCAGTCGGCGGCTTCGCTGGCCATCGGCTACGAGGTTTCGGTGACCTCGATCCAGCTGGCCATGGCCTACTCGGCCCTTGCCAACGGTGGCAGGCTCATGAAACCGCTCCTCGTCCGGGAGGTTCGCGACCGGAACGGCGCCGTGGTGGCGTCGAACGAGCCTGCCGCAGTTCGGCGTCCGGTCTCGGCGGCGACCGCTGACGCGATCATGGAAGTGCTGACGGAGGTGGTCGAGGACGGGACGGCCACGGCGGCCCGCCTGGCAAGCTTCAAGGTCGCGGGCAAGAGCGGCACGGCCAGACTTTACGACCCGGACAGGGGCTATGAAGACGGGGCCTACTCGTCGTCGTTCGTCGGAGCCTTCCCGGCGGAGGCGCCGCAGCTCCTCATCGTGGTCAAGCTCGAACGCCCGCAGGGGGAATACTACGGCGGTGCGGTGGCAGCGCCGGTCACCCGCGCCGCCATGCAGGCGATTCTCGCCTCGCGCGAGCAGCATCTCGACCGACGAGCTCTGCTGGCTCAGGCCGAGGAAGGTCGCCCGAACGCCTTCGTCGGCCGATCCTTCCGGTCGGACGGTGAGGCTGCCGGCCCAAGATTCACCGCATTCGGATTCGAAGGCTCGGGACCGTCCGGCTCCGGGTCAAGGTCGCTGGGAAGCCCACCGATTCCCGAACCGGGCGTCGTGCCGAAGGTGGAGGGTCTGGAGGCCCGGGTCGCCGCCAGACGACTGCACGCCGCAGGCCTCAGGATCGTTTGGGCAGGTTCCGGTCGGGTCGTCGGGACCGTCCCGACCGCAGGCGAGGCCATCTCCCGAGGCGACACCGTTCGCATCATGACCCGGGGTTCCCCGTGGGCGGGCAGACGCTAG